A single Pieris rapae chromosome 2, ilPieRapa1.1, whole genome shotgun sequence DNA region contains:
- the LOC123690461 gene encoding chymotrypsin-2-like, producing the protein MRNFKSRKMFLHFGILLLLSEGVLGEGDVSEAIDGDSRIIGGKDATPGMANYQVSIRIHKRKREWHNCGGSIINEEYVLTAASCVYRMKRHILSIVVGRHAIDNGGDRYKIKKLIPHANYSNSVEKNNIALIQIEGRFKFSDKVQPIELLKEMVPIGKKCLFTGFGYVDLRRQTVPNNLQMLEYKTISNDDCTKKFIRSPYSQFVPIDAGQLCAERQENKGACYGDFGGPLVIQNEKNKTVQIGVLSWVVPCARYYPEVFNSVHGFYNWIQSNIK; encoded by the exons atgagAAATTTCAAATCAAGGAAAATGTTTCTCCATTTTGGAATACTACTTCTTCTGTCCGAAGGAGTCCTTG GCGAAGGGGACGTTTCGGAAGCAATAGATGGAGACAGTCGAATTATAGGTGGCAAAGATGCCACTCCAGGCATGGCTAACTACCAAGTTTCAATTCGTATTCATAAAAGAAAGCGAGAATGGCACAACTGCGGAGGGTCTATTATAAACGAAGAATACGTGTTAACAGCAGCTTCTTGCGTTTATCG gatgAAAAGGCATATTCTGTCAATAGTTGTTGGCAGACACGCAATCGATAATGGCGGCGACCGATACAAGATTAAGAAATTGATTCCTCATGCGAATTATTCTAATTCGGTTGAAAAGAATAATATAGCCCTCATACAGATCGAAGGCAGATTCAAATTCAGCGATAAGGTTCAACCCATTGAGTTGTTAAAAGAAATGGTACCCATTGGAAAGAAATGTCTCTTTACTGGCTTCGGATATGTAGACCTT AGACGCCAAACTGTACCAAACAATCTTCAAATGTTGGAGTACAAAACAATAAGCAATGATGATTGCACTAAAAAATTCATACGCTCGCCTTACTCGCAATTTGTGCCCATAGACGCCGGACAACTCTGCGCTGAGCGCCAGGAAAACAAAGGTGCATGCTAT GGTGATTTTGGTGGTCCTCTCGTCATTCAGAATGAAAAGAACAAAACTGTTCAAATAGGAGTCCTGTCATGGGTAGTTCCCTGCGCCAGATACTATCCTGAAGTGTTTAATTCAGTCCATGGTTTCTACAATTGGATACAGagcaatattaaatga